The window CTGGATCTCGGGACAGAGGAGAGCCGATACGAGACCCTAAAAGATCTGTTTCTTGGCATCAGCTTCCTCGCATGGTACTGGGGAGGGTTCATTGTCGGACTGGTGTTCGTTGCAGCTGCCGGAATAATCTACCTGCCAAGGCAAAGAAGTGGCGGATTAGAAGGAGGTATAGGTAAGCTTCCGTAAATCCTCTTTCCTGTTCACGTTGAAGAAGCTCTTGCGCCACCTCTCTGGGAGCTCCTCTATCGGCAGGTAGCAAGTGTCGACTCTCTCTATGGCTTTCCTTATCATGTAGTCTCCGCTCTTAATCTGTTCCTCAAGGATTTTTCTGAATCTCTCAGAGTAAGCCGCGTGGAGGGGTTCTATGTATCCATTACTCCAGCGCGGAACGCAGACTGCTTTCCCACTTTTCCTGAATTCACGAATTATGTAATCAACGAATTCTGGGACTATCAGGGGCATATCGCCAGCCACCACGAAGGCATCATCGAGGCTCAATGCAGTGTAGATGCCGCCTATGGGGCCGACCATCAGCTCGTCAACGATGACCTCGTAGCCGAACTTTTTTAGACGTTCTGCATTCTCGGGAGAGGCCACAAGGACGATCCCATCTATTTCTTTGGTGGCTTCAAGGGCTTCGACGGCGTAAAGAACAAGCGGCTTCCCGTCTATCCTGAAGAGCAGCTTATTGCCGCCGAAGCGTCTGCCCCTCCCCCCGGCCAAAACTGCTCCTATCA of the Thermococcus onnurineus NA1 genome contains:
- the mobA gene encoding molybdenum cofactor guanylyltransferase MobA, with amino-acid sequence MIGAVLAGGRGRRFGGNKLLFRIDGKPLVLYAVEALEATKEIDGIVLVASPENAERLKKFGYEVIVDELMVGPIGGIYTALSLDDAFVVAGDMPLIVPEFVDYIIREFRKSGKAVCVPRWSNGYIEPLHAAYSERFRKILEEQIKSGDYMIRKAIERVDTCYLPIEELPERWRKSFFNVNRKEDLRKLTYTSF